The following proteins are co-located in the Oryzias melastigma strain HK-1 linkage group LG8, ASM292280v2, whole genome shotgun sequence genome:
- the myo15aa gene encoding unconventional myosin-XV, whose protein sequence is MSRLGAPSTPEPRSLNLSGALQSTHLRGANFRLSSSYAVVSPQVQGAGPEQHWAQGSGAEGLGMQQDVDVWGTERILPHGTVQNLNKWSMYRDGELLDPQSLMGQTQEGGQPEEWNLNREGEPQGNWFDKMYSIRSMPTITHREQRVEDGVEDMTQLDEMHEVAVLLNVRKRFERELIYTYIGSILLSVNPYKMYNIYGTDMVLLYKGHALGENPPGESGSGKTEATKLVLRYLASVHHLNNIAQQVTILEATPLLESFGNAKTVRNDNSSRFGKYIEVFLENGIICGAITSQYLLEKSRIVFQAKDERNYHIFYEMLAGLPSQQRQAFYLQEAETYYYLNQGGNCGIVGKNDADDFRRLLSAMEILRFSPEDQSAIFRVLSSILHLGNVYFQRYENDGQEVASVVSAQEIRVVAELLQISPEGLQKAITYKVTETMRDKIYTPLTVESAVDARDAVAKILYSLLFHWLTERINAQVYPMQHTLSISILDIYGFEDLAFNSFEQLCINYANEYLQFFFNRIVFKEEQEEYNREQIPWQNITFSDNQPCIDLIASKPHGILRILDDQSSFPQATDHTFLQKCHYHHGNNPLYMKPKMPIPEFTIKHFAGRVTYQVYKFLDKNYDQVRQDVLELFIQSRNKMVSNLFSAHGEAISQPRGGHKRKSSSVTRKYQAPTVSSKFQLSLLELVEKMERCNPYFVRCIKPNSMKQPGMFEDDLVSSQLRHSGVLETIRIRKEGYPVRMSFYAFLFRYKSLVGLQELPAANGENCILLLSKLCPLRPGVFHVGVTKLFLKEDVYQLLECKRDRSRELAALTLQRYVRMFFVRKRFIDFRKKMIRFQGRCRGFLLRKRYVKMRESLIRFRSLVHMYVNRKQYIKMKFEAKRKVEELRRQREMELMKREVVNVTHLVIPAELGALLQTAGVRNELHSDCLALLQAPHIQEDAQLTLPLDINNFPFFRYVQQHFREPKFGMLMAPLKSPLTQVEDDLRSAALELFNMVLRFMGDPHLNGAQENLFGNYIVQRGLLSPGLRDEVLAQVVNQVWRNINSDNADRGWLLLLACVCCFAPSTKMDKYLLKFVSDHAPAGYQALLQHRLIQASQKMQLCSGSAPETARTYPLSLLEWTANRKRANMVLHVHSFDGGSFLCPVHSWTSGEDLAGHILRHRGVSDWWRGNSVLMKEHGQWVELAGHDYVLDLIADLELPVDFPKQKSYFIISTDNPARVRANTSLSVCEAPALCHYTSTCQRQPFRKFLFFFLSALFGSGFDSDEEFPSSIPLNNSSRPTYSLPDSDGYYSHESDAYSDGQTQRGMDRYLDSLFDPVLSDGADMERPGGLSARMKGRGGVGIPGKGGDGEISAPSGRPYPPGIRPGAVPVLPVAGGMMPPIPTMPIPSHHHHIEQQQEQQQEPPQPQYHYYNRPSPPYQPPTSSPSTPAPRMTPAPLPPARPAAAVPTSTPYSDRAANVAPPVSGVHGLPGVPSLPTSPVVAGLPVVTGVPGTRQECGSGNFTFAPLHHLFSKCSPSGLEQTILTEQQQAIINQQAIILAQQMTMQAIAIQQQMLSSFPPVAPAPQTPPSHHPTQSKQRSHTPSPTKGSDESHRPTAVQRKTSPTRASPAEDVVQSSVSNTERIDPSHDIKDIIKQHQPAGTKSSSGSPTQKRGDGKTFVKKPDPHDEAMEILKDQMANPPRPSQKKPPPSQPKEEEGIKAAKPTKSHLPGTTSSSISPAPPLVSRDLPTEEEVIQTQLHRKTSEDYYTYSNVPWKLYLRKEVFYPKETLNNPLVLDLIFRQIVHDTFSEACTRIAHEERQKMKALFAENNVDQALGSHDENMKKKVVAMAKDSWEIYFSRLFPASGSVGTGVQVLSVSHKGIKLLKLVKSGSSASDYFRVLRPYSYSDILFVSIPSNNMLEFNLTNEKLILFSAKAPQVKHLIDYFLTELKKDSEYMVAVRNYITENRAHLSFHKGDIIRLQHMKGLEAGKQYGCIVRKKVMLLEELKRDTPEFGWRFGAVYGKSGVFPSEHVRPVAAPDFLVLPPERVEPRDRHGRVAASAAIAVAMGSAVAAHELDISTEVVNEIYGESLSAELDDLPLHSNQYQMTEFAKKYFREAQRNKKDQKAKKGKEARDPADMVKFSKSPIQESLIDFSDSGMNRVATDIFLAIMKFMGDFPMKGQTEQDLVATILRLSGDHGLMKDEAYCQVMKQVTTNTSSKPDSCQRGWRLMYILTAFHRCSEVMKPFLLKFLQDASENPGMAYQGIAKASEQNLKRTFQYGGRAQYPNTMELKAMLAGRSSKRQLFLLPGGIERHLKIKTCSVASDVIEELCFEMGLQRLEALDEYAVFLVTHKGQNVRPLNKREYILDIATEAEQVDANYSLWFRRVIWSLALKLDNELYVTMLYNQILPDYLKALLSVVPPGKASDQHLQQLARLAALQHRAKDSIYLPTIREVQECVPPQFYSKQGSQQWLNMTMQHTQQVQALNAHQARAQFLGLVSAFPMFGSSFFYIQSSNSSTIQAPCILAVNLNGLHFLNKDTHEAMERFPLKEVQSTRTQRPTSGSSYPYVDIMIGDLLNQRITQLQLEQGLELCRVIAMHMENMLSLREKRLTLPPSEITLL, encoded by the exons ATGTCAAGGCTCGGTGCCCCCAGCACTCCGGAGCCCCGCTCACTTAACCTCTCTGGTGCTTTGCAGAGTACTCACTTACGGGGAGCGAACTTCCGCCTGTCGTCCTCGTACGCTGTAGTATCACCCCAAGTCCAAGGAGCTGGGCCTGAGCAGCACTGGGCACAGGGCTCGGGAGCCGAAGGCTTAGGGATGCAACAAGATGTGGATGTGTGGGGGACAGAGAGAATTCTCCCTCATGGGACAGTCCAGAATCTCAATAAGTGGTCCATGTATAGAGATGGAGAGCTTCTGGACCCCCAAAGTCTGATGGGACAGACACAAGAGGGGGGACAACCAGAGGAGTGGAATCTCAACAGAGAGGGGGAACCACAGGGGAACTGGTTTGATAAG ATGTACTCAATTAGAAGCATGCCCACCATAACTCACCGGGAGCAGAGGGTGGAAGATGGGGTGGAAGACATGACACAGTTGGA TGAGATGCATGAAGTGGCTGTACTGCTGAATGTACGCAAGCGATTTGAAAGAGAGCTCATATAT ACATACATAGGCAGCATACTGCTGTCGGTGAACCCTTATAAGATGTACAACATCTATGGGACAGACATGGTGCTGTTGTACAAAGGTCATGCTCTTGGAGAGAACCCTCC TGGGGAGAGTGGGTCAGGAAAAACCGAGGCCACCAAACTTGTTCTTCGTTACCTTGCATCTGTCCATCACTTGAACAACATTGCACAACAGGTTACT ATACTTGAGGCAACTCCTCTCCTGGAATCCTTTGGAAATGCCAAAACTGTGCGAAATGATAACTCCAGTCGCTTTGGGAAATACATAGAGGTCTTTTTAGAAAA TGGTATAATCTGTGGTGCCATAACCTCCCAGTATCTACTGGAAAAGTCCCGAATTGTGTTCCAG GCCAAAGATGAGAGGAACTATCACATTTTCTATGAGATGCTGGCAGGTCTTCCTTCTCAGCAGAGGCAGGCCTTCTATCTGCAAGAAGCGGAAACCTACTACTATCTCAATCAG GGGGGGAATTGCGGAATAGTGGGAAAAAACGATGCGGATGACTTCCGGCGTCTGCTGTCAGCCATGGAAATCCTTCGCTTCAGCCCAGAGGACCAGTCCGCCATCTTTAGAGTGCTTTCCTCCATCCTGCATTTGGGCAATGTCTACTTTCAGAGATATGAG AATGATGGCCAGGAGGTGGCGTCAGTGGTGAGCGCTCAGGAGATTAGGGTGGTGgctgagctgctgcagatcTCACCAGAAGGACTCCAGAAAGCCATCACCTACAAAGTGACT GAAACCATGAGGGACAAAATCTACACACCTCTGACTGTAGAAAGTGCTGTTGATGCCAG AGATGCTGTTGCCAAGATCCTGTATTCGCTTCTCTTCCACTGGTTGACAGAGAGGATCAACGCTCAGGTGTACCCCATGCAGCACACGCTCTCTATCTCCATCCTGGATATCTATGGCTTTGAG GACCTGGCCTTCAATAGTTTTGAGCAGCTTTGCATCAACTATGCAAACGAGTATCTGCAGTTCTTCTTCAACAGGATCGTCTTCAAAGAAGAGCAG GAGGAGTACAACAGAGAACAAATCCCATGGCAGAACATCACTTTTAGTGACAACCAGCCCTGCATCGACCTCATAGCCTCTAAGCCTCATGGGATATTGAGGATTCTGGATGATCAGAGCAGTTTTCCTCAG GCAACAGACCACACTTTTCTCCAGAAGTGTCActatcaccatggcaacaaccCGCTCTATATGAAGCCAAAGATGCCCATTCCGGAGTTCACCATCAAGCACTTTGCTGGTCGGGTCACCTACCAG GTTTACAAGTTTCTGGACAAGAACTACGATCAGGTCCGACAGGATGTTCTGGAGTTGTTCATTCAGAGCAGAAACAAA ATGGTGTCAAACCTTTTCTCGGCTCATGGAGAAGCCATCAGCCAGCCCAGAGGAGGCCACaagaggaagagcagctccGTCACCAGAAAGTACCAAGCTCCCACCGTCAGCAGCAAGTTCCAGCTGTCTCTGCTGGAGCTGGTGGAGAAGATGGAAag gtGCAACCCTTATTTTGTTCGCTGCATTAAGCCAAATAGCATGAAG CAACCAGGCATGTTCGAGGACGACCTGGTCAGCAGCCAGCTGCGCCATTCTGGGGTCCTGGAGACCATCAGGATCCGTAAGGAGGGATATCCAGTCAGGATGTCATTCTATGCCTTCCTGTTTAG ATATAAGTCCTTGGTTGGACTTCAGGAGCTTCCAGCAGCGAATGGGGAGAACTGCATCCTTTTGCTCAGCAAACTGTGTCCTCTCCGACCAGGAGTCTTCCATGTCGGGGTGACAAAG CTGTTCCTGAAGGAGGACGTCTACCAGCTGCTGGAGTGCAAGAGGGATCGATCCCGTGAGCTCGCCGCTCTCACGCTGCAGCGCTACGTCCGCATGTTTTTTGTCAGGAAGCGCTTCATTGACTTCCGCAAGAAGATGATCAGGTTTCAGGGTCGGTGCCGCGGCTTCTTGCTCAG GAAGCGCTATGTAAAAATGAGGGAGAGTTTGATCCGGTTCCGATCTCTGGTTCACATGTACGTCAACCGCAAGCAGTACATCAAG ATGAAGTTTGAAGCAAAGAGGAAAGTAGAGGAGCTGAGGAGACAGAGAGAAATG GAGCTGATGAAGAGGGAGGTGGTCAACGTCACGCATCTGGTGATCCCTGCAGAGCTGGGAGCTCTGTTGCAGACAGCAGGAG TCAGGAATGAGTTGCACTCAGACTGTTTGGCTCTGCTTCAGGCTCCACACATCCAGGAAGACGCTCAGCTCACGCTGCCTCTGGACATCAACAACTTTCCCTTTTTTCGCTATGTGCAGCAACACTTTAGG GAGCCAAAGTTCGGGATGCTGATGGCCCCTCTGAAGTCACCTCTCACCCAGGTGGAGGATGATCTAAGAAGTGCAGCTCTGGAGCTCTTTAACATG GTGTTACGGTTCATGGGGGACCCTCACCTGAACGGGGCGCAAGAAAACCTGTTTGGGAATTATATAGTCCAAAGGGGTTTGTTGTCCCCGGGGTTGCGAGACGAGGTCCTCGCTCAGGTTGTCAATCAGGTGTGGAGGAACATCAACTCTGATAATGCAGACAGAggctggctgctgctgctggcgtGCGTTTGCTGCTTTGCCCCATCCACCAAGATGGACAAATATCTGCTGAA GTTTGTGTCAGACCACGCCCCAGCAGGTTATCAGGCCTTGCTGCAACACAGACTCATCCAAGCAAGCCAGAAGATGCAGCTGTGTTCAGGCTCCGCCCCCGAGACTGCACGGACGTATCCGCTGTCACTCCTGGAGTGGACAGCCAATAGGAAGAGAGCAAACATGGTGCTGCACGTGCACAGTTTTGATG GAGGGTCCTTCCTGTGTCCAGTCCACTCCTGGACCAGCGGAGAGGATTTAGCGGGACACATCCTGCGCCACAG GGGAGTGTCCGACTGGTGGAGAGGGAATTCAGTTCTGATGAAGGAGCACGGCCAGTGGGTGGAGTTAGCCGGTCACGACTACGTTCTGGACCTGATTGCAGATCTGGAGCTTCCTGTGGACTTCCCTAAGCAGAAGAGCTACTTCATCATCAGCACTGACAACCCAGCCAGAGTCAGAGCTAATACCAGCCTGTCAGTGTGTGAAGCACCAGCTCTCTGCCATTACACCTCCACATGTCAAAGGCAGCCATTTAGAAAattcctcttctttttcctcaGTGCTTTGTTCGGCAGCGGCTTCGACTCCGACGAGGAGTTTCCCTCCTCGATTCCTCTGAACAACAGCAGTAGACCCACCTACAGTCTGCCTGACTCTGACGGTTACTACAGCCACG AATCAGACGCCTACAGTGATGGTCAGACTCAGAGGGGAATGGACCGCTACCTCGACAGTCTGTTTGACCCCGTCCTCTCAGACGGTGCA GACATGGAAAGGCCTGGAGGCTTATCGGCGAGGAtgaaaggaagaggaggtgtTGGGATCCCAGGAAAAGGAGGAGACGGGGAGATCTCTGCACCTTCTGGACGACCTTATCCACCAGGAATACGTCCTGGAG CTGTTCCAGTGCTGCCGGTGGCAGGGGGAATGATGCCCCCCATTCCCACCATGCCGATCccctcccaccaccaccacatcGAACAGCAACAAGAACAACAGCAAGAGCCGCCGCAACCACAGTACCACTACTATAACCGACCCTCACCCCCGTACCAACCCCCCACCTCTTCTCCGAGCACCCCTGCCCCTCGAATGACTCCCGCCCCCTTGCCTCCAGCCAGACCTGCCGCTGCTGTTCCCACCTCCACCCCTTACTCAGACAGAGCTGCTAATGTAGCCCCCCCTGTTAGTGGCGTCCACGGTCTGCCGGGGGTCCCCTCACTCCCAACCTCACCAGTTGTGGCAGGCTTACCTGTGGTGACAGGTGTGCCAGGTACAAGACAAGAGTGCGG TAGTGGAAACTTTACttttgctcctcttcatcatcttttctcaaaatgttctcCTTCAGGATTGGAGCAGACAATACTGACGGAGCAGCAGCAGGCCATCATCAACCAGCAAGCAATCATTCTG GCCCAGCAGATGACCATGCAGGCCATTGCAATCCAGCAACAGATGCTCTCCTCTTTTCCCCCTGTTGCTCCAGCTCCCCAGACACCTCCCTCTCACCATCCCACCCAATCGAAGCAACGCTCACACACTCCCAGCCCT ACCAAAGGGAGCGATGAGTCCCACAGGCCCACTGCTGTTCAGAGGAAAACAA GTCCGACACGTGCCTCCCCTGCTGAGGATGTGGTTCAGTCCAGTGTGAGTAACACAGAGCGCATAGATCCCAGCCACGACATCAAAGACATCATCAAACAGCATCAACCTGCAGGAACCAAGTCTTCTTCTGGGTCTCCTACACAGAA GAGGGGTGATGGGAAGACATTTGTGAAGAAGCCCGACCCTCATGACGAAGCTATGGAGATCCTTAAAGACCAAATGGCGAACCCGCCGAGGCCG tctcagAAAAAGCCTCCGCCGTCCCAGCCTAAGGAAGAAGAAGGCATCAAGGCTGCTAAACCCACTAAATCCCACCTTCCAGGGACAACCAGCTCCAGCATAAGCCCCGCCCCACCTCTAG TCTCTAGAGATTTGCCCACAGAGGAGGAGGTCATCCAGACTCAACTCCACCGAAAAACCAGTGAAGACTACTACACTTACTCCAACGTTCCATGGAAGCTCTACCTGAGAAAAGAG GTGTTTTATCCTAAAGAGACTTTGAACAATCCTCTGGTGTTGGACCTGATCTTCAGACAg attGTACACGACACCTTCTCTGAAGCTTGCACACGCATCGCTCATGAGGAGCGGCAGAAGATGAAAGCTCTGTTTG CGGAGAACAACGTCGATCAAGCTTTGGGGTCTCACGATGAGAACATGAAGAAGAAAGTGGTCGCCATGGCCAAAGACTCATGGGAAATCTACTTCTCCCGACTATTCCCAGCTTCT GGCAGTGTGGGGACAGGAGTGCAGGTGTTGTCGGTTTCTCACAAAGGGATCAAGCTGCTGAAGTTGGTGAAGAGCGGCTCTTCGGCCTCCGATTACTTCAGAGTGCTGAGACCCTACAG CTACTCGGACATCCTGTTTGTGTCCATCCCGTCTAACAACATGCTGGAGTTCAACCTGACCAACGAGAAGCTCATCCTGTTCTCCGCCAAAGCCCCTCAGGTCAAGCACTTGATCGACTACTTCCTCACCGAGCTCAAGAAG GACTCGGAGTACATGGTGGCGGTGAGGAACTACATCACTGAGAACAGGGCTCACCTCAGCTTCCACAAGGGGGACATCATCCGCCTGCAGCACATGAAAGGGCTGGAGGCCG gaaAGCAGTATGGTTGCATCGTCAGAAAGAAGGTCATGCTTCTTGAAGAGCTCAAGAGAGATACCCCAGAGTTTG GCTGGAGGTTTGGGGCTGTATACGGAAAGTCCGGAGTGTTTCCTAGCGAACACGTCCGCCCCGTGGCCGCCCCTGACTTCCTGGTCCTGCCCCCTGAACGGGTGGAGCCTCGAGACAGACATGGACGAGTCGCCGCGTCAGCTGCCATTGCCGTAGCGATGGGTTCAGCCGTGGCTGCTCATGAGCTGGACATTTCAACAGAG gTGGTAAATGAGATCTATGGGGAAAGTCTCAGTGCAGAACTGGACGACTTACCGCTCCACAGCAACCAGTATCAGATGACTGAGTTTGCCAAGAAGTACTTTAGAGAGGCACAGAGGAACAAGAA GGATCAGAAAGCCAAAAAGGGGAAGGAGGCCAGGGATCCTGCAGATATGGTCAAATTCTCCAAG TCTCCAATCCAGGAATCTCTGATTGACTTCTCGGACAGTGGCATGAACAGAGTGGCGACAGACATTTTCTTAG CAATAATGAAGTTCATGGGAGACTTTCCAATGAAGGGCCAGACTGAGCAGGACTTAGTCGCCACAATATTAAGG TTAAGTGGAGATCACGGTCTGATGAAGGATGAAGCCTACTGCCAAGTGATGAAACAAGTCACCACCAACACCAGCTCCAAACC AGACAGCTGCCAGAGAGGATGGAGGCTGATGTACATCCTCACAGCTTTCCATCGCTGCTCCGAGGTCATGAAGCCGTTTCTGCTGAAGTTTCTGCAGGATGCCAGTGAGAACCCAGGGATGGCATATCAAG GCATCGCCAAAGCCAGTGAGCAAAACCTGAAGAGGACTTTCCAATACGGAGGACGCGCTCAGTACCCAAACACCATGGAGCTCAAAGCCATGCTG GCTGGGCGGAGCTCCAAGAGACAACTGTTCCTGCTCCCAGGTGGAATCGAGAGGCACTTGAAAATCAAGACGTGCTCT gtTGCTTCGGATGTGATTGAGGAGCTCTGCTTTGAAATGGGGCTGCAAAGGTTGGAGGCGCTGGACGAATACGCCGTCTTCCTGGTCACCCACAAAG GTCAGAATGTGCGTCCTCTGAACAAGCGTGAGTACATCCTGGACATTGCTACAGAAGCAGAGCAGGTGGATGCCAACTACAGCCTTTGGTTCAGACGAGTCATATGGAGTTTGGCTCTTAAACTTGACAACGAACTCTACGTTACCATGCTCTATAATCAG ATCTTGCCAGACTACCTGAAGGCCTTGCTGAGTGTGGTCCCTCCGGGGAAGGCCAGCGACCAGCATCTGCAGCAGCTTGCCCGACTGGCAGCCCTGCAGCACCGTGCCAAGGACAGCATCTACTTGCCCACCAT CCGAGAGGTGCAGGAGTGCGTCCCCCCGCAGTTCTACAGCAAACAGGGCTCACAGCAGTGGCTGAACATGACAATGCAGCACACGCAGCAGGTCCAGGCTTTGAACGCTCACCAGGCCCGGGCACAGTTCCTTG GCTTGGTCAGTGCCTTCCCCATGTTTGGCTCCTCCTTTTTCTACATTCAGAGCTCGAACTCTTCAACCATCCAAGCTCCCTGCATCCTGGCTGTTAATCTGAACGGACTGCACTTCCTCAACAAAGATACTCAC GAGGCCATGGAACGTTTCCCCCTGAAGGAGGTCCAGTCGACCCGCACCCAGAGACCAACTTCAGGCTCCAGTTATCCCTATGTGGACATCATGATAGGGGACCTGCTCAACCAGCGCATTACCCAGCTGCAGCTCGAGCAG GGCCTGGAGTTGTGCCGAGTCATTGCCATGCACATGGAGAACATGCTGTCTCTTAGAGAAAAAAGACTCACCTTGCCACCGAGTGAAATTACCTTACTGTAG